The following proteins are encoded in a genomic region of Labilithrix sp.:
- a CDS encoding (2Fe-2S)-binding protein encodes MPTFKYDGKDIPFEPGDSIIRAVQRQGGDIPHYCYHPGLSVPANCRMCLVEVKPGPNQRAMMLDIVEWDAALGDYKPVQKPKLQPACQLPATEGQEVLGDTSAHVREARSDVQEFLLLNHPVDCPICDQAGECKLQDYWLEHQGTQKRMRDEPVHKPKAVVFGPTIVYDAERCVMCTRCIRFMDEVAKDAVLDMRERGNLNEVFVATGRQLEGHYTFMTEHVCPVGALTTKDFRFKARVWFLRTAKSVCQGCATGCNAHLDYDPRYNKAYRYRPRDNEAVNKYWMCDGGMLSYRAAHVGRVTGAKVKGKKATIEGAIAETAKRLGDANKSGVAFVLSAQHSLEDNWALRELAKLCGADAVYVTGAGPGYQDDILIDEDKNPNTAGVVELVPTLRPFPQLIEDIKAGRVTQAIALGGVTPRNDPEDATALGMVSTLVVVAAHEGALTEAAHVVLPATSWAEHSGTYVNRQGFRQVADKALLPQGASKPAWDHIRALAIALGVEPGWAKLKDIRAKLTTAAAGVESSPSLPEVSP; translated from the coding sequence ATGCCCACGTTCAAGTACGACGGCAAAGACATCCCCTTCGAGCCGGGCGATAGCATCATCCGCGCGGTTCAACGCCAGGGCGGCGACATCCCGCACTACTGCTATCACCCGGGCCTGAGCGTGCCGGCGAACTGCCGGATGTGCCTCGTCGAGGTGAAGCCTGGCCCGAACCAGCGCGCGATGATGCTCGACATCGTCGAGTGGGACGCCGCGCTCGGCGACTACAAGCCGGTGCAGAAGCCGAAGCTCCAGCCCGCCTGCCAGCTCCCCGCGACGGAGGGGCAGGAGGTCCTCGGCGACACGAGCGCGCACGTCCGCGAGGCGCGCTCCGACGTGCAGGAGTTCCTGCTCCTCAACCACCCCGTCGACTGCCCGATCTGCGACCAGGCGGGTGAGTGCAAGCTGCAAGATTATTGGCTCGAGCACCAGGGCACGCAGAAGCGCATGCGCGACGAGCCGGTGCACAAGCCGAAGGCGGTCGTGTTCGGGCCCACCATCGTCTACGACGCCGAGCGCTGCGTCATGTGCACGCGCTGCATCCGCTTCATGGATGAAGTGGCGAAGGACGCGGTGCTCGACATGCGCGAGCGCGGGAACCTGAACGAGGTCTTCGTCGCGACTGGCCGCCAGCTCGAGGGGCACTACACCTTCATGACCGAGCACGTGTGCCCGGTCGGCGCGCTGACGACGAAGGACTTCCGCTTCAAGGCGCGCGTCTGGTTCCTCCGCACCGCGAAGAGCGTGTGCCAGGGCTGCGCGACGGGCTGCAACGCGCACCTCGACTACGACCCGCGCTACAACAAGGCCTACCGCTACCGCCCGCGCGACAACGAGGCGGTGAACAAGTACTGGATGTGCGACGGCGGCATGCTCTCGTACCGCGCCGCGCACGTCGGCCGCGTCACCGGCGCGAAGGTGAAGGGCAAGAAGGCGACGATCGAGGGCGCGATCGCGGAGACGGCGAAGCGCCTCGGCGACGCGAACAAGAGCGGCGTCGCGTTCGTCCTCTCGGCGCAGCACTCGCTCGAGGACAACTGGGCGCTCCGCGAGCTCGCGAAGCTCTGCGGCGCCGACGCGGTGTACGTCACCGGCGCGGGCCCCGGCTACCAGGACGACATCCTCATCGACGAGGACAAGAACCCGAACACCGCCGGCGTCGTCGAGCTCGTCCCCACGCTGCGGCCGTTCCCGCAGCTGATCGAGGACATCAAGGCCGGCCGCGTCACGCAGGCGATCGCGCTCGGCGGCGTCACCCCGCGGAACGATCCCGAGGACGCGACCGCGCTCGGGATGGTGAGCACGCTCGTCGTCGTCGCCGCGCACGAGGGGGCGCTCACGGAGGCGGCGCACGTCGTGCTCCCCGCGACGAGCTGGGCGGAGCACTCCGGCACGTACGTGAACCGGCAGGGCTTCCGGCAGGTCGCCGACAAGGCGCTCCTCCCGCAGGGCGCCTCCAAGCCGGCGTGGGACCACATCCGCGCGCTCGCGATCGCGCTCGGCGTCGAGCCGGGCTGGGCCAAGCTCAAAGACATCCGCGCGAAGCTCACGACCGCCGCCGCCGGCGTCGAGAGCTCGCCCTCGCTCCCCGAGGTCTCTCCGTGA
- a CDS encoding NADH-quinone oxidoreductase subunit H, with the protein MVGFVVNIGALLTWYDRRGGAMMQDRIGPNRAGFKIFGVELRIAGLLHTAADGLKFFTKKDFLPPKADKLLFSLAPIISLFPVVALCAVIPFGDTIVPESITRTVCKHGTEFKAMVNGACPEGFNAERVWPAVSREGLSNLGTAIRLQIAPLNVGILYVFAIAGQGIVGAAIAGWASDNKFSLMGALRAASQMVSYEVTLGLTLVGAFMVYGSVRLEDMVLWQDQNCWGIFVQPLAFFLFFAAAIAETKRIPFDLPEAESELVSGYFTEYSGMKFGMFYFSEYMEVATSSMLLVLVFLGGWHMPFLHRDGITIAFGTDELWHTRMPHIWVIIFGVLTFFGKTIFICWIQAFIRWSLPRFRYDQLMKLGWTVLLPASLANIFATGIVWLALQSAGPGIQPGLKTAADLVQGFTAVVIIGLVGWGILGFLKTPSRNEQIIGSSAKLASAAGGAKEAPISA; encoded by the coding sequence ATGGTCGGGTTCGTCGTGAACATCGGCGCGCTCCTGACCTGGTACGACCGCCGCGGCGGCGCGATGATGCAGGACCGCATCGGTCCGAACCGCGCCGGCTTCAAGATCTTCGGCGTCGAGCTCCGCATCGCGGGCCTGCTCCACACCGCGGCCGACGGCCTCAAGTTCTTCACGAAGAAGGACTTCCTCCCGCCGAAGGCCGACAAGCTCCTCTTCAGCCTCGCGCCGATCATCTCGCTTTTCCCGGTCGTCGCGCTTTGCGCGGTGATCCCGTTCGGCGACACGATCGTGCCGGAGTCGATCACGCGCACGGTGTGCAAGCACGGCACCGAGTTCAAGGCGATGGTCAACGGCGCGTGCCCGGAGGGCTTCAACGCCGAGCGCGTGTGGCCCGCGGTCTCGCGCGAAGGCCTGAGCAACCTCGGGACCGCGATCCGCCTCCAGATCGCGCCGCTCAACGTCGGCATCCTCTACGTCTTCGCGATCGCGGGGCAGGGAATCGTCGGCGCCGCGATCGCGGGCTGGGCGAGCGACAACAAGTTCTCGCTCATGGGCGCGCTCCGCGCGGCGAGCCAGATGGTCAGCTACGAGGTCACGCTCGGCCTCACCCTCGTCGGCGCGTTCATGGTCTACGGCTCGGTGCGCCTCGAAGACATGGTGCTCTGGCAGGACCAGAACTGCTGGGGCATCTTCGTCCAGCCGCTCGCGTTCTTCCTCTTCTTCGCCGCGGCGATCGCGGAGACGAAGCGCATCCCGTTCGACCTCCCCGAGGCGGAGTCCGAGCTCGTGTCCGGCTACTTCACCGAGTACTCGGGCATGAAGTTCGGCATGTTCTACTTCTCCGAGTACATGGAAGTGGCGACGAGCTCGATGCTCCTCGTCCTCGTCTTCCTCGGCGGCTGGCACATGCCGTTCCTCCACCGCGACGGCATCACGATCGCGTTCGGCACCGACGAGCTCTGGCACACGCGCATGCCCCACATCTGGGTCATCATCTTCGGTGTGCTGACGTTCTTCGGGAAGACCATCTTCATCTGCTGGATCCAGGCGTTCATCCGCTGGAGCCTCCCGCGCTTCCGCTACGACCAGCTCATGAAGCTCGGCTGGACGGTCCTCCTCCCGGCGTCGCTCGCGAACATCTTCGCGACCGGCATCGTCTGGCTCGCGCTCCAGAGCGCGGGCCCGGGCATCCAGCCCGGCCTCAAGACGGCGGCCGATCTCGTCCAGGGCTTCACCGCGGTCGTGATCATCGGCCTCGTCGGCTGGGGCATCCTCGGCTTCCTCAAGACGCCGTCGCGCAACGAGCAGATCATCGGTTCGAGCGCGAAGCTCGCCTCCGCCGCCGGCGGCGCGAAGGAAGCGCCGATCAGCGCGTGA
- a CDS encoding trypsin-like peptidase domain-containing protein, with protein sequence MRGALAAACVVLATTSGCRQQRSSAEPADAAAAKTTEEVLATVLPGVVLLVNRHADGAIGFGSGIVVDDDGLVLTNLHVVADGESLGGLLYDPKRVSYIPQDGGLARYLFENDSAVVPARLVRGDPVLDLALVKLRTSTKGVKLGFRATAVKQGERVMAVGHPGETVWSFTSGVVSSLHQGMIQTDAAINRGNSGGPLVDGDGKVVGINTSKLIGDMHGIGFARPGELAQPIIAGQAKQVTLDRTSPEATVRTCMHAMEQGSETLLECNDEDAFYEAIMDKLRRKLKRLNLTGAAKADFEQRIMGVSKEEVIGTMRASQLAMLRGEDPAAPARALNDKLEAQPLLDGAAESYKKTFARKKDAVSMRDALESPDGGVARAARELDEAVYMRTGIKIDRKNARQRLDVLKMGIRIERSHQVDDAHAWVAITGRNTDASEYRQALYLTKKPDGWRMVGWPTAAAEKTRPSDFPLTFSDYEEDIERQVSYEILLFKPASKEGGAGSALKKKR encoded by the coding sequence ATGAGGGGGGCGCTGGCAGCCGCGTGCGTGGTCCTCGCCACGACGTCCGGCTGCCGGCAGCAGCGCTCGTCCGCGGAGCCCGCCGACGCCGCGGCCGCGAAGACGACGGAGGAGGTCCTCGCGACGGTGCTGCCCGGCGTCGTCCTGCTCGTGAACCGTCACGCCGACGGCGCGATCGGGTTCGGCTCCGGGATCGTGGTCGACGACGACGGGCTCGTCCTCACGAACCTGCACGTCGTCGCGGACGGCGAGTCGCTCGGCGGCTTGCTCTACGATCCGAAGCGCGTGAGCTACATCCCGCAGGACGGCGGGCTCGCGCGCTACCTCTTCGAGAACGACTCCGCGGTCGTGCCGGCGCGGCTCGTGCGCGGCGATCCCGTGCTCGACCTCGCGCTCGTGAAGCTGAGGACGAGCACGAAGGGCGTGAAGCTCGGGTTCCGCGCCACGGCGGTGAAGCAAGGCGAGCGCGTGATGGCGGTCGGGCACCCCGGCGAGACGGTGTGGTCGTTCACGTCCGGCGTCGTGAGCTCGCTCCATCAGGGGATGATCCAGACCGACGCCGCGATCAACCGCGGCAACTCGGGCGGCCCGCTCGTGGACGGCGACGGGAAGGTGGTGGGGATCAACACGTCGAAGCTCATCGGCGACATGCACGGCATCGGCTTCGCGCGCCCGGGCGAGCTCGCGCAGCCGATCATCGCGGGGCAGGCGAAGCAGGTGACGCTCGATCGCACGAGCCCCGAGGCGACGGTGCGGACGTGCATGCACGCGATGGAGCAGGGGTCGGAGACCTTGCTCGAGTGCAACGACGAGGACGCGTTCTACGAAGCGATCATGGACAAGCTGCGGCGGAAGCTGAAGCGCCTGAACCTCACCGGCGCGGCGAAGGCGGACTTCGAGCAGCGGATCATGGGTGTCTCGAAGGAGGAGGTGATCGGGACGATGCGCGCGTCTCAGCTCGCGATGCTGCGCGGAGAGGACCCGGCCGCGCCGGCGCGCGCGCTCAACGACAAGCTCGAGGCGCAGCCGCTGCTCGACGGCGCGGCGGAGAGCTACAAGAAGACGTTCGCGCGGAAGAAGGACGCGGTCTCGATGCGCGACGCGCTCGAGTCGCCGGACGGCGGAGTGGCGCGGGCGGCGCGCGAGCTCGACGAGGCGGTCTACATGCGGACCGGGATCAAGATCGACCGCAAGAACGCGCGCCAGCGGCTCGACGTCCTCAAGATGGGGATCCGCATCGAGCGCTCGCACCAGGTCGACGACGCGCACGCGTGGGTCGCGATCACGGGCCGGAACACCGACGCGAGCGAGTACCGGCAGGCGCTCTACCTCACGAAGAAGCCCGACGGCTGGCGGATGGTGGGCTGGCCGACCGCGGCCGCGGAGAAGACGCGACCCTCCGACTTCCCGCTGACGTTCAGCGACTACGAGGAGGACATCGAGCGGCAGGTCTCCTACGAGATCCTGCTCTTCAAGCCCGCGAGCAAGGAAGGCGGCGCCGGCAGCGCGCTGAAGAAGAAGCGTTAG